In a genomic window of Vidua chalybeata isolate OUT-0048 chromosome 30, bVidCha1 merged haplotype, whole genome shotgun sequence:
- the RARG gene encoding retinoic acid receptor gamma isoform X1, with product MFGCVEAAAAPRRLHDVTNRGGCALRRVPVPAGCGGPARRALEPSPGRVLGDTGPPSPPPPPRVHKPCFVCSDRSSGYHYGVSSCEGCKGFFRRSIQKNMVYTCHRERNCQIDKVTRNRCQFCRLQKCFQVGMSKEAVRNDRNKRKKEVKQDLAGDELSPELAELVRRVSRAHQETFPSLGQLGKYTTNSSADHRVQLDLGLWDKFSELATKCIIKIVEFAKRLPGFTGLTMADQITLLKAACLDILMLRICTRYTPEQDTMTFSDGLTLTRTQMHNAGFGPLTDLVFAFAGQLLPLQLDDTETGLLSAICLICGDRMELEQPRHVERLQEPLLEALRVYARRRRPWQPQRFPRMLLKITDLRGISTKGAERAITLRTEIPGPMPPLIREMLENPEIFTEVGGDAPPPPPDPPAAQDSPPGPPTSP from the exons ATGTTCGGCTGCgtggaggcggcggcggcgccgcgccggcTGCACGACGTGACCAACCGCGGGGGCTGCGCCCTGCGCAGGGTCCCGGTGCCCGCCGGCTGCGGGGGCCCCGCCCGCAGAG ccctggagccctCCCCTGGGCGGGTTTTGGGGGACACGGGCCCCCCCTCGCCACCGCCCCCCCCCCGCGTGCACAAGCCTTGCTTCGTGTGCAGCGACCGCAGCTCCGGGTACCACTACGGAGTGAGCTCCTGCGAGGGCTGCAAG GGGTTTTTCCGGCGGAGCATCCAGAAGAACATGGTGTACACGTGTCACCGGGAGCGCAACTGCCAGATCGACAAGGTCACCCGCAATCGGTGCCAGTTCTGCCGCCTCCAGAAGTGCTTCCAGGTCGGAATGTCCAAGGAAG CCGTGCGGAACGACCGGaacaagaggaagaaggaggtgAAGCAGGATTTGGCGGGGGATGAGCTGAGCCCCGAGCTGGCCGAGCTGGTGCGGAGGGTCAGTAGAGCCCACCAGGAGACCTTCCCCTCTCTGGGCCAGCTGGGCAAGTACACCAcg AACTCGAGTGCTGACCACCGGGTGCAGCTGGACCTGGGGCTCTGGGACAAGTTCAGCGAATTGGCCACCAAGTGCATCATCAAGATCGTGGAGTTTGCCAAGCGGCTCCCGGGCTTCACAGGGCTCACCATGGCCGACCAGATCACTCTGCTCAAGGCTGCCTGCCTCGACATCCTG ATGCTGCGGATCTGCACCCGCTACACACCGGAGCAGGATACGATGACGTTCTCGGATGGGCTGACGCTGACCCGGACCCAGATGCACAACGCGGGATTCGGGCCCCTCACTGACCTCGTGTTTGCCTTCgcggggcagctgctgccactaCAGCTTGATGACACCGAGACCGGGCTGCTCAGTGCCATCTGCCTCATCTGTGGGG accggatggagctggagcagccccggcACGTGGAGCGGCTGCAGGAGCCGCTGCTCGAGGCTCTCCGGGTCTATGCCCGGCGCCGGCGCCCGTGGCAGCCGCAGCGTTTCCCCCGGATGCTGCTCAAAATCACTGACCTGCGTGGCATCAGCACCAAGG GGGCGGAACGAGCCATCACCCTGCGCACGGAGATCCCGGGGCCGATGCCCCCCCTGATCCGGGAAATGCTGGAGAACCCCGAAATCTTCACCGAAGTGGGGGGGGatgccccccccccacccccagaccctcctgctgcccaggacagTCCCCCTGGCCCCCCCACATCCCCatag
- the RARG gene encoding retinoic acid receptor gamma isoform X2, translated as MYSPGALPWAGFGGHGPPLATAPPPRAQALLRVQRPQLRVPLRSELLRGLQGVFPAEHPEEHGVHVSPGAQLPDRQGHPQSVPVLPPPEVLPAVRNDRNKRKKEVKQDLAGDELSPELAELVRRVSRAHQETFPSLGQLGKYTTNSSADHRVQLDLGLWDKFSELATKCIIKIVEFAKRLPGFTGLTMADQITLLKAACLDILMLRICTRYTPEQDTMTFSDGLTLTRTQMHNAGFGPLTDLVFAFAGQLLPLQLDDTETGLLSAICLICGDRMELEQPRHVERLQEPLLEALRVYARRRRPWQPQRFPRMLLKITDLRGISTKGAERAITLRTEIPGPMPPLIREMLENPEIFTEVGGDAPPPPPDPPAAQDSPPGPPTSP; from the exons ccctggagccctCCCCTGGGCGGGTTTTGGGGGACACGGGCCCCCCCTCGCCACCGCCCCCCCCCCGCGTGCACAAGCCTTGCTTCGTGTGCAGCGACCGCAGCTCCGGGTACCACTACGGAGTGAGCTCCTGCGAGGGCTGCAAG GGGTTTTTCCGGCGGAGCATCCAGAAGAACATGGTGTACACGTGTCACCGGGAGCGCAACTGCCAGATCGACAAGGTCACCCGCAATCGGTGCCAGTTCTGCCGCCTCCAGAAGTGCTTCCAG CCGTGCGGAACGACCGGaacaagaggaagaaggaggtgAAGCAGGATTTGGCGGGGGATGAGCTGAGCCCCGAGCTGGCCGAGCTGGTGCGGAGGGTCAGTAGAGCCCACCAGGAGACCTTCCCCTCTCTGGGCCAGCTGGGCAAGTACACCAcg AACTCGAGTGCTGACCACCGGGTGCAGCTGGACCTGGGGCTCTGGGACAAGTTCAGCGAATTGGCCACCAAGTGCATCATCAAGATCGTGGAGTTTGCCAAGCGGCTCCCGGGCTTCACAGGGCTCACCATGGCCGACCAGATCACTCTGCTCAAGGCTGCCTGCCTCGACATCCTG ATGCTGCGGATCTGCACCCGCTACACACCGGAGCAGGATACGATGACGTTCTCGGATGGGCTGACGCTGACCCGGACCCAGATGCACAACGCGGGATTCGGGCCCCTCACTGACCTCGTGTTTGCCTTCgcggggcagctgctgccactaCAGCTTGATGACACCGAGACCGGGCTGCTCAGTGCCATCTGCCTCATCTGTGGGG accggatggagctggagcagccccggcACGTGGAGCGGCTGCAGGAGCCGCTGCTCGAGGCTCTCCGGGTCTATGCCCGGCGCCGGCGCCCGTGGCAGCCGCAGCGTTTCCCCCGGATGCTGCTCAAAATCACTGACCTGCGTGGCATCAGCACCAAGG GGGCGGAACGAGCCATCACCCTGCGCACGGAGATCCCGGGGCCGATGCCCCCCCTGATCCGGGAAATGCTGGAGAACCCCGAAATCTTCACCGAAGTGGGGGGGGatgccccccccccacccccagaccctcctgctgcccaggacagTCCCCCTGGCCCCCCCACATCCCCatag
- the ZNF740 gene encoding zinc finger protein 740 isoform X1, whose translation MAAPWRASLLACEGLSGVCLVPTVASKKMMPKSGGKQDGNRERGSSPDLLSLRQDPDKPRARKDDDAPEASNPKKSMKKRRKRVPGAEGPPSSSRRGSQMVVIEQNGSFQLKNFICDHCFGAFRSSYHLKRHILIHTGEKPFECDMCDMRFIQKYHLERHKRVHSGEKPYQCERCMQSFSRTDRLLRHKRMCQGCQTKTPPDSQLLL comes from the exons atggCGGCGCCGTGGCGG GCGAGTCTCCTGGCCTGCGAGGGGCTCTCGGGCGTCTGCCTCGTCCCCACCGTTGCCAGCAAGAAGATGATGCCCAAATCCGGCGGGAAACAGGACGGGAACCGGGAACGGGGCTCCAGCCCCGACCTCCTG tccctccgCCAGGACCCCGACAAGCCCCGCGCCCGCAAGGACGATGATGCTCCTGAGGCCTCCAACCCCAAGAAATCCATGAAAAAG CGCCGCAAGCGGGTTCCCGGCGCCGAGGGACCCCCGAGCTCCTCCCGCCGAGGATCCCAG ATGGTGGTGATTGAGCAAAACGGCTCCTTCCAGCTCAAGAACTTCATCTGCGACCATTGTTTTGGCGCTTTCCGGAGCAGCTACCACCTCAAACGGCACATCCTCATCCACACCG GGGAGAAGCCGTTCGAGTGCGACATGTGCGACATGCGCTTCATCCAGAAGTACCACCTGGAGCGGCACAAGCGTGTGCACAGTGGGGAGAAGCCCTACCAGTGCGAGCGCTGCATGCAG AGCTTCTCCCGCACGGACCGGCTGCTCCGACACAAGCGCATGTGCCAAGGCTGCCAGACCAAGACCCCTCCCgactcccagctcctgctgtga
- the ZNF740 gene encoding zinc finger protein 740 isoform X2, which yields MAQASLLACEGLSGVCLVPTVASKKMMPKSGGKQDGNRERGSSPDLLSLRQDPDKPRARKDDDAPEASNPKKSMKKRRKRVPGAEGPPSSSRRGSQMVVIEQNGSFQLKNFICDHCFGAFRSSYHLKRHILIHTGEKPFECDMCDMRFIQKYHLERHKRVHSGEKPYQCERCMQSFSRTDRLLRHKRMCQGCQTKTPPDSQLLL from the exons ATGGCTCAG GCGAGTCTCCTGGCCTGCGAGGGGCTCTCGGGCGTCTGCCTCGTCCCCACCGTTGCCAGCAAGAAGATGATGCCCAAATCCGGCGGGAAACAGGACGGGAACCGGGAACGGGGCTCCAGCCCCGACCTCCTG tccctccgCCAGGACCCCGACAAGCCCCGCGCCCGCAAGGACGATGATGCTCCTGAGGCCTCCAACCCCAAGAAATCCATGAAAAAG CGCCGCAAGCGGGTTCCCGGCGCCGAGGGACCCCCGAGCTCCTCCCGCCGAGGATCCCAG ATGGTGGTGATTGAGCAAAACGGCTCCTTCCAGCTCAAGAACTTCATCTGCGACCATTGTTTTGGCGCTTTCCGGAGCAGCTACCACCTCAAACGGCACATCCTCATCCACACCG GGGAGAAGCCGTTCGAGTGCGACATGTGCGACATGCGCTTCATCCAGAAGTACCACCTGGAGCGGCACAAGCGTGTGCACAGTGGGGAGAAGCCCTACCAGTGCGAGCGCTGCATGCAG AGCTTCTCCCGCACGGACCGGCTGCTCCGACACAAGCGCATGTGCCAAGGCTGCCAGACCAAGACCCCTCCCgactcccagctcctgctgtga
- the ZNF740 gene encoding zinc finger protein 740 isoform X3: protein MAAPWRASLLACEGLSGVCLVPTVASKKMMPKSGGKQDGNRERGSSPDLLSLRQDPDKPRARKDDDAPEASNPKKSMKKMVVIEQNGSFQLKNFICDHCFGAFRSSYHLKRHILIHTGEKPFECDMCDMRFIQKYHLERHKRVHSGEKPYQCERCMQSFSRTDRLLRHKRMCQGCQTKTPPDSQLLL from the exons atggCGGCGCCGTGGCGG GCGAGTCTCCTGGCCTGCGAGGGGCTCTCGGGCGTCTGCCTCGTCCCCACCGTTGCCAGCAAGAAGATGATGCCCAAATCCGGCGGGAAACAGGACGGGAACCGGGAACGGGGCTCCAGCCCCGACCTCCTG tccctccgCCAGGACCCCGACAAGCCCCGCGCCCGCAAGGACGATGATGCTCCTGAGGCCTCCAACCCCAAGAAATCCATGAAAAAG ATGGTGGTGATTGAGCAAAACGGCTCCTTCCAGCTCAAGAACTTCATCTGCGACCATTGTTTTGGCGCTTTCCGGAGCAGCTACCACCTCAAACGGCACATCCTCATCCACACCG GGGAGAAGCCGTTCGAGTGCGACATGTGCGACATGCGCTTCATCCAGAAGTACCACCTGGAGCGGCACAAGCGTGTGCACAGTGGGGAGAAGCCCTACCAGTGCGAGCGCTGCATGCAG AGCTTCTCCCGCACGGACCGGCTGCTCCGACACAAGCGCATGTGCCAAGGCTGCCAGACCAAGACCCCTCCCgactcccagctcctgctgtga
- the ZNF740 gene encoding zinc finger protein 740 isoform X4 yields MRQVPLTSARRPAAPEAAAGAGVSGSGWRRRRRGGGGAGLGRSERGGAAAGLSPVETPPRDTAAGTPRYLPPGESPWIQLRPCRSSARPARGGPGSGGEPGPVSPPSCPSGPLGRRKRRRRRRNGGAVAGTGARPKIHKNLLIPPFLTPNELYLGEK; encoded by the exons ATGCGCCAGGTGCCCTTAACTTCCGCCCggcgccccgcggccccggaagcggcggcgggggcgggggtTTCCGGTTCcgggtggcggcggcggcggcgggggggcggcggggccgggctcgggCGGTCGGAGCGCGGAGGGGCCGCGGCAG GCCTTTCCCCGGTTGAGACCCCTCCCCGGGACACCGCCGCTGGGACCCCCCGGTATCTCCCCCCCG GCGAATCCCCCTGGATTCAGCTCCGTCCCTGCAGATCCAGCGCCCGCCCAGCTCGGGGGGGTCCCGGCTCCGGCGGGGAGCCCGGCCCTGTCTCccccccttcctgccccagTGGCCCCCTcgggaggaggaagaggaggaggaggagaaggaatggCGGCGCCGTGGCGGGTACTGGAGCCCGCccaaaaatccataaaaatttACTGATCCCACCTTTTCTTACCCCAAACGAGCTTTACCTGGGCGAGAAGTAA